A section of the Citrobacter farmeri genome encodes:
- a CDS encoding LysE family transporter, producing the protein MEPLHAVFLTVSLFVLTFFNPGANLFVVVQTSLASGRRAGVLTGLGVASGDAIYSGLGLFGMATLITQSEAIFSVIKIGGGAYLLWFAWNSIRHQATPQMPTLQQPVSAPWTVFFRRGLLTDLSNPQTVLFFISIFSVTLSADTPMWARMMAWAGIVLSSVIWRVFLSQAFSLPAVRRAYGRIQRVASRIIGAIIGMLALRLIYEGITHR; encoded by the coding sequence ATGGAACCTCTGCACGCAGTTTTCCTCACCGTCAGCCTGTTCGTCTTAACCTTCTTCAACCCAGGCGCCAATCTGTTTGTGGTCGTGCAAACCAGTCTGGCCTCCGGACGGCGCGCAGGCGTACTAACCGGTCTGGGGGTGGCGTCAGGTGATGCGATCTATTCCGGGCTCGGACTGTTTGGAATGGCGACGTTGATTACCCAGAGCGAGGCGATATTTTCGGTGATCAAAATTGGCGGCGGCGCGTATCTGCTTTGGTTTGCCTGGAACAGCATTCGCCACCAGGCCACCCCGCAGATGCCGACGCTTCAGCAACCCGTTAGCGCGCCGTGGACAGTGTTCTTTCGTCGCGGCTTATTGACCGATCTGTCAAATCCACAAACTGTCCTGTTTTTTATCAGTATCTTCTCCGTAACGCTGAGTGCCGACACGCCCATGTGGGCAAGGATGATGGCCTGGGCCGGGATCGTGCTCTCTTCGGTTATCTGGCGCGTCTTTCTGAGTCAGGCTTTTTCATTGCCAGCCGTGCGTCGGGCATACGGAAGAATACAGCGCGTCGCCAGTCGAATCATCGGGGCAATTATTGGCATGCTGGCGTTACGTTTAATCTACGAAGGAATTACCCATCGCTAA
- a CDS encoding peptide MFS transporter — protein sequence MHSSVNKNESRTFFGHPYPLGSLFFTEMWERFSFYGIRPLLILFMAATVYDGGMGLARENASAIVGIFAGSMYLAALPGGWLADNWLGQQRAVWYGSILIALGHLSIALSAWMGDNLFFIGLMFIVLGSGLFKTCISVMVGTLYKKGDARRDGGFSLFYMGINMGSFIAPLISGWLIKSHGWHWGFGIGGLGMLVALVIFRVFAVPSMKRYDSEVGLDSTWNSPVVKKNGVGGWLLALAVGVAIIVTLIAQGVIVINPVAVASMLVYVIAASVALYFIYLFMFAGLTRKERARLLVCFILLVSAAFFWSAFEQKPTSFNLFANDYTNRMIGDFEIPAVWFQSINALFIILLAPVFSWAWPALARKNVRPSSITKFVIGILCAAAGFGLMMMAAQNVLSNGGAGVSPFWLVGSILMLTLGELCLSPIGLATMTLLAPERMRGQMMGLWFCASALGNLAAGLIGGHVKADQLDMLPDLFARCSIALLICAAVLIVLIVPVRRMLENAQVKTEHKPAENA from the coding sequence ATGCATTCCTCTGTTAATAAAAACGAAAGCCGAACGTTCTTCGGTCATCCTTATCCGCTGGGTTCACTGTTCTTCACGGAGATGTGGGAGCGGTTTTCGTTTTACGGCATTCGTCCGCTACTGATTCTGTTCATGGCCGCGACCGTCTACGATGGCGGCATGGGACTGGCGCGCGAGAATGCGTCCGCTATCGTCGGTATTTTTGCTGGCAGTATGTACCTGGCGGCGCTTCCGGGGGGCTGGCTGGCGGATAACTGGCTCGGGCAACAACGCGCGGTGTGGTACGGTTCGATCCTGATCGCGCTCGGTCATTTGTCTATCGCCCTGTCGGCCTGGATGGGTGACAACCTGTTCTTCATCGGACTGATGTTTATCGTGCTGGGTTCGGGCCTGTTCAAAACCTGTATTTCGGTCATGGTGGGTACCCTCTACAAGAAAGGCGATGCCCGCCGCGACGGCGGTTTCTCGCTGTTCTACATGGGCATTAACATGGGGTCATTCATCGCCCCGCTGATCTCTGGCTGGTTGATAAAATCCCATGGCTGGCACTGGGGCTTTGGTATCGGCGGGCTCGGGATGCTGGTCGCGCTGGTGATCTTCCGTGTGTTTGCCGTTCCTTCCATGAAACGCTACGACAGTGAAGTGGGGCTCGATTCGACCTGGAACAGCCCGGTGGTGAAGAAAAACGGCGTGGGTGGTTGGCTGCTGGCGCTGGCGGTTGGTGTTGCTATTATCGTGACGCTGATTGCCCAGGGGGTGATCGTCATTAATCCGGTTGCCGTTGCCAGCATGCTGGTCTATGTCATTGCCGCTTCTGTGGCGCTCTACTTTATCTATCTGTTTATGTTTGCGGGTCTGACCCGCAAAGAGCGCGCCAGACTGCTGGTCTGCTTTATTCTGCTGGTTTCCGCGGCGTTCTTCTGGTCCGCATTTGAGCAGAAACCGACTTCATTCAACCTGTTCGCGAACGACTATACCAACCGCATGATCGGTGATTTCGAAATTCCTGCCGTCTGGTTCCAGTCGATTAACGCCCTGTTCATCATCCTGCTGGCACCGGTCTTCAGCTGGGCCTGGCCTGCGCTGGCGCGCAAAAACGTGCGTCCGAGCAGCATCACCAAGTTTGTTATCGGTATTTTGTGCGCGGCGGCGGGCTTTGGCCTGATGATGATGGCGGCGCAGAATGTGCTGAGCAACGGTGGGGCGGGCGTATCGCCATTCTGGTTGGTGGGAAGTATTCTGATGCTGACCCTGGGCGAGCTGTGTCTGAGCCCGATTGGTCTGGCGACAATGACCCTGTTAGCGCCAGAAAGAATGCGGGGCCAGATGATGGGGCTGTGGTTCTGCGCCAGCGCATTGGGCAACCTGGCGGCAGGTCTGATTGGTGGTCACGTCAAGGCTGACCAACTGGATATGCTGCCTGATCTCTTTGCCCGCTGTTCCATTGCATTGCTGATTTGTGCGGCGGTGTTGATTGTGCTGATTGTTCCGGTGCGTCGGATGCTGGAAAATGCGCAGGTGAAAACGGAGCATAAACCGGCGGAAAATGCCTGA
- a CDS encoding cupin domain-containing protein translates to MNTQFEGNGIFPKGPKNEAYAHYFQGTSYLNMLSTQGVNIGNVVFEPGCRNHWHIHHKGGQILLVTGGRGWYQEWNKPAQPLVAGDVVNIPPGVKHWHGAAADSWFAHLAIEVPAQGASNEWLEPVSEETYAQLP, encoded by the coding sequence ATGAACACGCAATTTGAAGGTAATGGCATTTTCCCGAAAGGGCCGAAAAACGAAGCATATGCGCACTATTTTCAGGGGACCAGTTACCTGAATATGTTGTCCACTCAGGGGGTCAATATTGGCAACGTGGTGTTTGAACCTGGCTGTCGCAACCACTGGCATATCCACCACAAGGGCGGGCAAATTCTGCTGGTGACCGGCGGACGCGGCTGGTATCAGGAGTGGAATAAACCGGCACAGCCTCTGGTCGCCGGAGACGTCGTGAATATTCCGCCCGGCGTGAAACACTGGCACGGCGCGGCCGCCGATAGCTGGTTTGCCCACCTTGCCATCGAGGTGCCCGCACAAGGGGCCTCAAATGAATGGCTGGAGCCGGTCAGTGAGGAAACGTACGCCCAGCTACCTTAA
- a CDS encoding LysR family transcriptional regulator produces MLKENFNELQIFLVVARERSFTKAAAKIGVSQSALSHAMKALEERLNLRLLTRTTRSVAPTAAGERIIACLEPRIADLEQELEALIQLNGTTSGHIRVSAGEHATRSLLWPRLKPFLKAWPQISVELVVDNGFVDIVEGRFDAGVRLGESVDKDMIAVKIGPDMRMAVVGSPDYFTERPVPETPHELQNHRCINMRLPTAGGLYHWEFERDGKPLRVRVEGQLTLNLLTERIDAALSGFGLTCVPEDSVAEYVKSGALVQVLRSWCPEFPGYYLYYPSRKQHPPAFARMIEALRYP; encoded by the coding sequence ATGCTTAAAGAAAACTTCAACGAACTGCAAATCTTCCTGGTTGTCGCCAGAGAGCGGAGTTTTACCAAAGCCGCTGCGAAGATTGGCGTTTCACAATCGGCCCTCAGCCATGCCATGAAAGCGCTGGAGGAACGTTTAAACCTGCGGCTTTTGACCCGAACCACCCGCAGCGTGGCACCTACCGCCGCAGGCGAGAGAATTATCGCCTGTCTTGAACCCCGTATCGCGGACCTTGAACAGGAACTGGAAGCACTCATTCAACTGAACGGGACGACCTCGGGCCATATCCGTGTATCGGCCGGGGAGCACGCGACGCGCAGTTTGCTGTGGCCGAGGTTAAAACCTTTTCTCAAGGCCTGGCCGCAAATCAGCGTCGAACTGGTGGTCGATAATGGTTTTGTGGATATCGTAGAAGGCCGTTTTGACGCCGGGGTGCGTCTGGGTGAAAGCGTCGATAAAGATATGATCGCGGTAAAAATCGGCCCGGATATGCGCATGGCGGTGGTGGGGTCGCCAGACTATTTTACTGAGCGTCCCGTGCCAGAAACACCGCATGAATTGCAGAACCATCGGTGTATCAATATGCGCCTGCCTACTGCGGGCGGTCTGTACCACTGGGAATTTGAGCGGGACGGCAAGCCGCTGCGCGTCAGGGTAGAAGGACAGTTGACGTTAAACCTGCTTACCGAACGCATCGATGCCGCGCTCTCCGGGTTTGGCCTCACCTGCGTGCCAGAGGATTCTGTCGCAGAGTACGTTAAATCCGGCGCGCTGGTGCAGGTTTTGCGGTCATGGTGTCCTGAATTTCCGGGCTACTATCTTTACTACCCCAGCCGCAAACAGCATCCGCCAGCCTTTGCGCGGATGATTGAGGCATTACGCTACCCCTGA